A section of the bacterium genome encodes:
- a CDS encoding M48 family metallopeptidase: MTFPWFFWLFAACYTVHLVWETALTLLNNAHIRRHAGEIPEYFRGKIEPDRYRKAVAYNLEKARFGLAVRGYDVAVTWAILLSGVLERLDGWVGLRGIPHSILYCGAVALSLTALRLPVSLYSHFVLEEKYGFNKMTGKTFVLDLLKGIALGAALGGPILALVFWLYQKAGGLWWLWAFLGVYGFEFVMAAVYPTLLAPIFNKFTPLPDGSLKDAITALAKKIRFKMSGIFTIDGSRRSAHSNAYFAGMGRMRRIVLFDTLQKQLTEREIIAVLGHEMGHNKLRHIQKMLVMGFATSLAGFWILSLLIGWEPLYAAFNAGAPAPHKALVIVSLFGSHFTFFLKILTNALSRRYEYASDLFSVKVVGDREAMASSLVALSRENLSNLTPHPLFSFYHYTHPTTLERVRALQA, from the coding sequence ATGACGTTTCCTTGGTTCTTCTGGCTCTTCGCGGCCTGTTACACGGTCCATTTGGTCTGGGAGACGGCGCTCACGCTCCTCAACAACGCCCACATCCGCAGGCACGCCGGCGAGATCCCCGAATACTTTCGGGGCAAGATCGAGCCGGATCGTTACCGGAAGGCCGTCGCCTACAACCTGGAGAAGGCGCGCTTCGGCCTCGCCGTGCGGGGTTATGACGTCGCCGTGACCTGGGCGATACTCCTGAGCGGCGTCCTGGAAAGGCTCGACGGCTGGGTCGGTCTCCGCGGGATTCCCCACTCGATCCTCTACTGCGGCGCCGTGGCCTTAAGCCTGACGGCCTTGCGCCTCCCGGTGTCGCTCTATTCCCACTTCGTGTTGGAGGAGAAATACGGGTTCAACAAGATGACGGGGAAAACCTTCGTCCTGGACCTGCTGAAGGGAATCGCGCTCGGCGCGGCGCTGGGCGGGCCGATCCTGGCGCTCGTCTTCTGGCTCTACCAAAAGGCCGGCGGCCTCTGGTGGCTTTGGGCCTTCCTGGGCGTCTACGGCTTCGAGTTCGTCATGGCGGCGGTCTATCCGACCCTCCTGGCCCCGATCTTCAACAAGTTCACCCCGCTGCCCGATGGCTCGCTGAAGGACGCGATCACGGCGCTGGCGAAAAAAATCCGCTTCAAGATGTCCGGCATTTTCACGATCGACGGCTCGCGCCGATCGGCGCATTCGAACGCCTACTTCGCCGGGATGGGCCGGATGCGGCGGATCGTCCTTTTCGACACGCTCCAGAAGCAGCTGACCGAGCGGGAGATCATCGCCGTCCTGGGCCATGAGATGGGCCACAACAAGCTCCGGCACATCCAAAAGATGCTGGTCATGGGTTTCGCGACCTCCCTCGCCGGTTTCTGGATCTTGTCGCTCTTGATCGGTTGGGAGCCTCTTTACGCCGCCTTCAACGCCGGCGCCCCGGCCCCGCACAAGGCGCTGGTGATCGTCTCGCTCTTCGGAAGCCACTTTACGTTCTTCCTCAAGATCCTGACCAACGCCCTCTCGCGGCGCTACGAGTACGCCTCGGACCTCTTTTCGGTCAAGGTGGTGGGGGACCGCGAGGCGATGGCGTCGTCCCTGGTCGCGCTCTCGCGGGAGAATCTCTCGAACCTCACGCCGCATCCGCTCTTCAGCTTTTATCACTACACGCACCCGACGACGCTCG